In a single window of the Prionailurus viverrinus isolate Anna chromosome D3, UM_Priviv_1.0, whole genome shotgun sequence genome:
- the LOC125148761 gene encoding sphingomyelin phosphodiesterase 4 isoform X6: MTTFRRRAAEWRSPFLRRATLWVPQWFPKVAVFNVPQEAAMAFPHLQQPSFLLASLKADSVNKPFAQRCQDLVKVIEDFPAKGPVKASIQERVLPDSPLYHNKVQFPPTGGLGLNLALNPFEYYMFFFALSLITQKPLPGTLHIRTSDCAYFILVDRYLSWFLPTEGSVLPALSSSPGGPNPSPAPRTPTMPFASYGLHHTSLLKRHISHQTSVNADPASHEIWRSETLLQVFVEMWLHHYSLEMYQKMQSPHAKESFTPTEEHVLVVRLLLKHLHAFSNSLKPEQVSPSTHSHATSPLEEFKRAAVPRFVQQKLYLFLQHCFGHWPLDASFRAVLEMWLSYLQPWRYAPEKQAQSSDCQARCVSERWAPFVQENLLMYTKLFVGFLSRALRTDLVSPKNALMVFRVAKVFAQPNLAEMIQKGEQLFLEPELVIPHRQHRLFTAPTFTGSFLSSWPPAVTDASFKVKSHVYSLEGQDCKYTPMFGPEVRTLVLRLAQLITQAKQTAKSISDQCGESTAGRPFLSWLGFCSTDTNGSYAANDLDEMGQDSVRKTDEYLEKALEYLCQMFRLSEAQLTQLTLALGTTQDENGKKQLPDCVVGEDGLILTPLGRYQIINGLRRFDIEYQGDSELQPIRSYEIASLVRVLFRLSSAINRRFAGPMAALCSRADFLGSFCRYHLTEPGLADRHLLSPVARGCAARRPRGPRLSLRFLGSYRTLLSLLLAFFVASLFCIGPLPCALLLVLGYLLYAVAMTLLTERSKLHHL, translated from the exons TGGTTTCCTAAGGTGGCCGTTTTCAACGTTCCCCAGGAGGCTGCTATGGCGTTCCCTCACCTGCAGCAGCCCAGCTTCCTCCTG GCTAGCCTGAAAGCTGACTCTGTAAATAAGCCTTTTGCACAGCGGTGCCAAGACTTGGTTAAAGTCATTGAGGATTTTCCAGCAAAG GGCCCCGTGAAGGCATCCATCCAGGAGCGCGTGCTCCCCGACAGCCCCCTGTACCACAACAAGGTCCAGTTCCCCCCGACGGGGGGCCTCGGCCTGAACCTGGCCCTCA ATCCGTTCGAGTACTACATGTTCTTCTTTGCGTTGAGCCTCATCACTCAAAAG CCACTCCCTGGGACTCTCCACATACGAACTTCAGACTGTGCCTATTTCATCCTCGTGGACAGATACCTGTCATGGTTCCTGCCCACAGAAGGCAGTGTGCTCCCCGCACTCTCCTCCAGTCCTGGGGGGCCCAACCCCTCACCTGCTCCCAG aaCACCAACCATGCCCTTCGCTTCTTATGGCCTCCACCACACCAGCCTCCTAAAGCGACACATCTCTCATCAGACATCTGTGAATGCAGACCCTGCCTCCCATGAGATCTGGAGGTCAGAAACTCTGCTTCAG GTTTTTGTTGAAATGTGGCTTCATCATTATTCCTTGGAGATGTACCAGAAAATGCAGTCCCCTCACGCCAAG GAGTCGTTCACACCCACGGAGGAGCACGTGTTGGTGGTGCGCCTGCTGCTAAAGCATCTGCACGCCTTTTCCAACAGCCTGAAGCCTGAGCAGgtctctccctccacccactcTCACGCCACCAGTCCCCTGGAGGAGTTCAAACG ggcCGCCGTCCCGAGGTTTGTCCAGCAGAAACTCTACCTTTTCCTGCAGCACTGCTTTGGCCACTGGCCCCTGGATGCGTCCTTCAGAGCC GTCCTGGAGATGTGGCTGAGCTACCTACAGCCCTGGAGGTATGCACCTGAGAAGCAGGCTCAGAGCAGCGACTGCCAGGCCCGGTGTGTGTCGGAGAGATG GGCACCCTTTGTGCAGGAGAATCTGCTGATGTACACCAAGCTTTTTGTGGGCTTCCTGAGCCGCGCGCTCCGCACCGACCTGGTCAGCCCCAAGAACGCGCTCATGGTATTCCGAGTGGCCAAAGTCTTTGCCCAGCCCAACCTGGCTGAAATGATCCAGAAAG GGGAACAGCTGTTCCTGGAGCCAGAACTCGTCATCCCACACCGCCAGCACCGACTCTTCACAGCTCCCACTTTCACCGGCAGCTTCCTGTCCTCGTGGCCCCCAGCCGTCACAGACGCCTCCTTCAAGGTGAAGAGCCACGTTTACAGCCTGGAGGGCCAGGACTGCAAGTACACCCCAATGTTTGGGCCCGAGGTGCGGACGCTG GTCTTGCGCCTGGCTCAGCTCATCACGCAGGCCAAGCAGACTGCCAAGTCCATCTCTGACCAGTGCGGGGAGAGCACGGCCGGCCGCCCCTTTCTGTCGTGGCTGGGCTTCTGCTCCACAGACACGAACGGCTCCTACGCAGCCAACGACCTGGACGAGATGGGGCAGGACAGTGTCCGCAAGACAGACGAGTACCTGGAGAAGGCCCTGGAGTACCTGTGCCAGATGTTCCGA CTCAGCGAGGCTCAGCTCACCCAGCTCACGCTTGCCTTGGGGACAACTCAAGATGAGAATGGGAAGAAGCAGCTCCCAGACTGCGTCGTGGGGGAGGACGGGCTCATCCTCACGCCCCTGGGCCGGTACCAG ATCATCAATGGGCTGCGAAGGTTTGACATCGAGTACCAGGGTGACTCAGAGCTGCAGCCCATCCGGAGCTATGAGATCGCCAGCCTGGTCCGCGTGCTCTTCCGGCTGTCCTCCGCCATCAACCGCAGG tTTGCAGGCCCGATGGCAGCCCTGTGTTCCCGTGCCGACTTCCTCGGCAGCTTTTGTCGGTACCACCTCACGGAGCCCGGGCTGGCAGACAGGCACCTGCTGAGCCCGGTGGCACGAGGGTGTGCGGCCCGCCGTCCCCGGGGCCCTAGGCTCAGCCTGCGCTTCCTGGGCAGCTACCGGACGCTGCTCTCGCTGCTTCTGGCCTTCTTCGTGGCCTCCCTGTTCTGTATTGGGCCCCTCCCTTGCGCCCTGCTCCTCGTGCTGGGCTACCTCCTCTACGCTGTGGCCATGACGCTGCTCACCGAGCGCAGCAAGCTGCACCATCTCTGA
- the LOC125148761 gene encoding sphingomyelin phosphodiesterase 4 isoform X5 has product MTTFRRRAAEWRSPFLRRATLWVPQWFPKVAVFNVPQEAAMAFPHLQQPSFLLASLKADSVNKPFAQRCQDLVKVIEDFPAKGPVKASIQERVLPDSPLYHNKVQFPPTGGLGLNLALNPFEYYMFFFALSLITQKPLPGTLHIRTSDCAYFILVDRYLSWFLPTEGSVLPALSSSPGGPNPSPAPRTPTMPFASYGLHHTSLLKRHISHQTSVNADPASHEIWRSETLLQVFVEMWLHHYSLEMYQKMQSPHAKLEVLHYRLSVSSALHSPAQPSLQALHAYQESFTPTEEHVLVVRLLLKHLHAFSNSLKPEQVSPSTHSHATSPLEEFKRAAVPRFVQQKLYLFLQHCFGHWPLDASFRAVLEMWLSYLQPWRYAPEKQAQSSDCQARCVSERWAPFVQENLLMYTKLFVGFLSRALRTDLVSPKNALMVFRVAKVFAQPNLAEMIQKGEQLFLEPELVIPHRQHRLFTAPTFTGSFLSSWPPAVTDASFKVKSHVYSLEGQDCKYTPMFGPEVRTLVLRLAQLITQAKQTAKSISDQCGESTAGRPFLSWLGFCSTDTNGSYAANDLDEMGQDSVRKTDEYLEKALEYLCQMFRLSEAQLTQLTLALGTTQDENGKKQLPDCVVGEDGLILTPLGRYQIINGLRRFDIEYQGDSELQPIRSYEIASLVRVLFRLSSAINRRFAGPMAALCSRADFLGSFCRYHLTEPGLADRHLLSPVARGCAARRPRGPRLSLRFLGSYRTLLSLLLAFFVASLFCIGPLPCALLLVLGYLLYAVAMTLLTERSKLHHL; this is encoded by the exons TGGTTTCCTAAGGTGGCCGTTTTCAACGTTCCCCAGGAGGCTGCTATGGCGTTCCCTCACCTGCAGCAGCCCAGCTTCCTCCTG GCTAGCCTGAAAGCTGACTCTGTAAATAAGCCTTTTGCACAGCGGTGCCAAGACTTGGTTAAAGTCATTGAGGATTTTCCAGCAAAG GGCCCCGTGAAGGCATCCATCCAGGAGCGCGTGCTCCCCGACAGCCCCCTGTACCACAACAAGGTCCAGTTCCCCCCGACGGGGGGCCTCGGCCTGAACCTGGCCCTCA ATCCGTTCGAGTACTACATGTTCTTCTTTGCGTTGAGCCTCATCACTCAAAAG CCACTCCCTGGGACTCTCCACATACGAACTTCAGACTGTGCCTATTTCATCCTCGTGGACAGATACCTGTCATGGTTCCTGCCCACAGAAGGCAGTGTGCTCCCCGCACTCTCCTCCAGTCCTGGGGGGCCCAACCCCTCACCTGCTCCCAG aaCACCAACCATGCCCTTCGCTTCTTATGGCCTCCACCACACCAGCCTCCTAAAGCGACACATCTCTCATCAGACATCTGTGAATGCAGACCCTGCCTCCCATGAGATCTGGAGGTCAGAAACTCTGCTTCAG GTTTTTGTTGAAATGTGGCTTCATCATTATTCCTTGGAGATGTACCAGAAAATGCAGTCCCCTCACGCCAAG CTGGAGGTTCTGCACTACCGACTCAGTGTCTCCAGCGCCCTCCACAGCCCTGCCCaacccagcctccaggccctccACGCCTACCAA GAGTCGTTCACACCCACGGAGGAGCACGTGTTGGTGGTGCGCCTGCTGCTAAAGCATCTGCACGCCTTTTCCAACAGCCTGAAGCCTGAGCAGgtctctccctccacccactcTCACGCCACCAGTCCCCTGGAGGAGTTCAAACG ggcCGCCGTCCCGAGGTTTGTCCAGCAGAAACTCTACCTTTTCCTGCAGCACTGCTTTGGCCACTGGCCCCTGGATGCGTCCTTCAGAGCC GTCCTGGAGATGTGGCTGAGCTACCTACAGCCCTGGAGGTATGCACCTGAGAAGCAGGCTCAGAGCAGCGACTGCCAGGCCCGGTGTGTGTCGGAGAGATG GGCACCCTTTGTGCAGGAGAATCTGCTGATGTACACCAAGCTTTTTGTGGGCTTCCTGAGCCGCGCGCTCCGCACCGACCTGGTCAGCCCCAAGAACGCGCTCATGGTATTCCGAGTGGCCAAAGTCTTTGCCCAGCCCAACCTGGCTGAAATGATCCAGAAAG GGGAACAGCTGTTCCTGGAGCCAGAACTCGTCATCCCACACCGCCAGCACCGACTCTTCACAGCTCCCACTTTCACCGGCAGCTTCCTGTCCTCGTGGCCCCCAGCCGTCACAGACGCCTCCTTCAAGGTGAAGAGCCACGTTTACAGCCTGGAGGGCCAGGACTGCAAGTACACCCCAATGTTTGGGCCCGAGGTGCGGACGCTG GTCTTGCGCCTGGCTCAGCTCATCACGCAGGCCAAGCAGACTGCCAAGTCCATCTCTGACCAGTGCGGGGAGAGCACGGCCGGCCGCCCCTTTCTGTCGTGGCTGGGCTTCTGCTCCACAGACACGAACGGCTCCTACGCAGCCAACGACCTGGACGAGATGGGGCAGGACAGTGTCCGCAAGACAGACGAGTACCTGGAGAAGGCCCTGGAGTACCTGTGCCAGATGTTCCGA CTCAGCGAGGCTCAGCTCACCCAGCTCACGCTTGCCTTGGGGACAACTCAAGATGAGAATGGGAAGAAGCAGCTCCCAGACTGCGTCGTGGGGGAGGACGGGCTCATCCTCACGCCCCTGGGCCGGTACCAG ATCATCAATGGGCTGCGAAGGTTTGACATCGAGTACCAGGGTGACTCAGAGCTGCAGCCCATCCGGAGCTATGAGATCGCCAGCCTGGTCCGCGTGCTCTTCCGGCTGTCCTCCGCCATCAACCGCAGG tTTGCAGGCCCGATGGCAGCCCTGTGTTCCCGTGCCGACTTCCTCGGCAGCTTTTGTCGGTACCACCTCACGGAGCCCGGGCTGGCAGACAGGCACCTGCTGAGCCCGGTGGCACGAGGGTGTGCGGCCCGCCGTCCCCGGGGCCCTAGGCTCAGCCTGCGCTTCCTGGGCAGCTACCGGACGCTGCTCTCGCTGCTTCTGGCCTTCTTCGTGGCCTCCCTGTTCTGTATTGGGCCCCTCCCTTGCGCCCTGCTCCTCGTGCTGGGCTACCTCCTCTACGCTGTGGCCATGACGCTGCTCACCGAGCGCAGCAAGCTGCACCATCTCTGA
- the LOC125148761 gene encoding sphingomyelin phosphodiesterase 4 isoform X3 gives MTTFRRRAAEWRSPFLRRATLWVPQWFPKVAVFNVPQEAAMAFPHLQQPSFLLASLKADSVNKPFAQRCQDLVKVIEDFPAKELHAIFPWLVESIFGSLDGVLVGWNLRCLQGRVSPVEYSIAMEFLDPGGPMMKLVYKLQAEDYKFDFPVSYLPGPVKASIQERVLPDSPLYHNKVQFPPTGGLGLNLALNPFEYYMFFFALSLITQKPLPGTLHIRTSDCAYFILVDRYLSWFLPTEGSVLPALSSSPGGPNPSPAPRTPTMPFASYGLHHTSLLKRHISHQTSVNADPASHEIWRSETLLQVFVEMWLHHYSLEMYQKMQSPHAKESFTPTEEHVLVVRLLLKHLHAFSNSLKPEQVSPSTHSHATSPLEEFKRAAVPRFVQQKLYLFLQHCFGHWPLDASFRAVLEMWLSYLQPWRYAPEKQAQSSDCQARCVSERWAPFVQENLLMYTKLFVGFLSRALRTDLVSPKNALMVFRVAKVFAQPNLAEMIQKGEQLFLEPELVIPHRQHRLFTAPTFTGSFLSSWPPAVTDASFKVKSHVYSLEGQDCKYTPMFGPEVRTLVLRLAQLITQAKQTAKSISDQCGESTAGRPFLSWLGFCSTDTNGSYAANDLDEMGQDSVRKTDEYLEKALEYLCQMFRLSEAQLTQLTLALGTTQDENGKKQLPDCVVGEDGLILTPLGRYQIINGLRRFDIEYQGDSELQPIRSYEIASLVRVLFRLSSAINRRFAGPMAALCSRADFLGSFCRYHLTEPGLADRHLLSPVARGCAARRPRGPRLSLRFLGSYRTLLSLLLAFFVASLFCIGPLPCALLLVLGYLLYAVAMTLLTERSKLHHL, from the exons TGGTTTCCTAAGGTGGCCGTTTTCAACGTTCCCCAGGAGGCTGCTATGGCGTTCCCTCACCTGCAGCAGCCCAGCTTCCTCCTG GCTAGCCTGAAAGCTGACTCTGTAAATAAGCCTTTTGCACAGCGGTGCCAAGACTTGGTTAAAGTCATTGAGGATTTTCCAGCAAAG GAGCTGCACGCCATCTTCCCGTGGCTGGTAGAGAGCATTTTCGGCAGCCTGGACGGTGTCCTCGTTGGCTGGAACCTCCGCTGCTTACAGGGGCGAGTGAGCCCTGTGGAGTACAGCATTGCAATGGAGTTTCTAGACCCCGG TGGCCCAATGATGAAGTTGGTTTATAAGCTCCAGGCGGAAGACTATAAGTTTGACTTTCCGGTTTCCTACCTGCCT GGCCCCGTGAAGGCATCCATCCAGGAGCGCGTGCTCCCCGACAGCCCCCTGTACCACAACAAGGTCCAGTTCCCCCCGACGGGGGGCCTCGGCCTGAACCTGGCCCTCA ATCCGTTCGAGTACTACATGTTCTTCTTTGCGTTGAGCCTCATCACTCAAAAG CCACTCCCTGGGACTCTCCACATACGAACTTCAGACTGTGCCTATTTCATCCTCGTGGACAGATACCTGTCATGGTTCCTGCCCACAGAAGGCAGTGTGCTCCCCGCACTCTCCTCCAGTCCTGGGGGGCCCAACCCCTCACCTGCTCCCAG aaCACCAACCATGCCCTTCGCTTCTTATGGCCTCCACCACACCAGCCTCCTAAAGCGACACATCTCTCATCAGACATCTGTGAATGCAGACCCTGCCTCCCATGAGATCTGGAGGTCAGAAACTCTGCTTCAG GTTTTTGTTGAAATGTGGCTTCATCATTATTCCTTGGAGATGTACCAGAAAATGCAGTCCCCTCACGCCAAG GAGTCGTTCACACCCACGGAGGAGCACGTGTTGGTGGTGCGCCTGCTGCTAAAGCATCTGCACGCCTTTTCCAACAGCCTGAAGCCTGAGCAGgtctctccctccacccactcTCACGCCACCAGTCCCCTGGAGGAGTTCAAACG ggcCGCCGTCCCGAGGTTTGTCCAGCAGAAACTCTACCTTTTCCTGCAGCACTGCTTTGGCCACTGGCCCCTGGATGCGTCCTTCAGAGCC GTCCTGGAGATGTGGCTGAGCTACCTACAGCCCTGGAGGTATGCACCTGAGAAGCAGGCTCAGAGCAGCGACTGCCAGGCCCGGTGTGTGTCGGAGAGATG GGCACCCTTTGTGCAGGAGAATCTGCTGATGTACACCAAGCTTTTTGTGGGCTTCCTGAGCCGCGCGCTCCGCACCGACCTGGTCAGCCCCAAGAACGCGCTCATGGTATTCCGAGTGGCCAAAGTCTTTGCCCAGCCCAACCTGGCTGAAATGATCCAGAAAG GGGAACAGCTGTTCCTGGAGCCAGAACTCGTCATCCCACACCGCCAGCACCGACTCTTCACAGCTCCCACTTTCACCGGCAGCTTCCTGTCCTCGTGGCCCCCAGCCGTCACAGACGCCTCCTTCAAGGTGAAGAGCCACGTTTACAGCCTGGAGGGCCAGGACTGCAAGTACACCCCAATGTTTGGGCCCGAGGTGCGGACGCTG GTCTTGCGCCTGGCTCAGCTCATCACGCAGGCCAAGCAGACTGCCAAGTCCATCTCTGACCAGTGCGGGGAGAGCACGGCCGGCCGCCCCTTTCTGTCGTGGCTGGGCTTCTGCTCCACAGACACGAACGGCTCCTACGCAGCCAACGACCTGGACGAGATGGGGCAGGACAGTGTCCGCAAGACAGACGAGTACCTGGAGAAGGCCCTGGAGTACCTGTGCCAGATGTTCCGA CTCAGCGAGGCTCAGCTCACCCAGCTCACGCTTGCCTTGGGGACAACTCAAGATGAGAATGGGAAGAAGCAGCTCCCAGACTGCGTCGTGGGGGAGGACGGGCTCATCCTCACGCCCCTGGGCCGGTACCAG ATCATCAATGGGCTGCGAAGGTTTGACATCGAGTACCAGGGTGACTCAGAGCTGCAGCCCATCCGGAGCTATGAGATCGCCAGCCTGGTCCGCGTGCTCTTCCGGCTGTCCTCCGCCATCAACCGCAGG tTTGCAGGCCCGATGGCAGCCCTGTGTTCCCGTGCCGACTTCCTCGGCAGCTTTTGTCGGTACCACCTCACGGAGCCCGGGCTGGCAGACAGGCACCTGCTGAGCCCGGTGGCACGAGGGTGTGCGGCCCGCCGTCCCCGGGGCCCTAGGCTCAGCCTGCGCTTCCTGGGCAGCTACCGGACGCTGCTCTCGCTGCTTCTGGCCTTCTTCGTGGCCTCCCTGTTCTGTATTGGGCCCCTCCCTTGCGCCCTGCTCCTCGTGCTGGGCTACCTCCTCTACGCTGTGGCCATGACGCTGCTCACCGAGCGCAGCAAGCTGCACCATCTCTGA
- the LOC125148761 gene encoding sphingomyelin phosphodiesterase 4 isoform X2 — MPSSRAAHSCHLLARLAHPVLWFPKVAVFNVPQEAAMAFPHLQQPSFLLASLKADSVNKPFAQRCQDLVKVIEDFPAKELHAIFPWLVESIFGSLDGVLVGWNLRCLQGRVSPVEYSIAMEFLDPGGPMMKLVYKLQAEDYKFDFPVSYLPGPVKASIQERVLPDSPLYHNKVQFPPTGGLGLNLALNPFEYYMFFFALSLITQKPLPGTLHIRTSDCAYFILVDRYLSWFLPTEGSVLPALSSSPGGPNPSPAPRTPTMPFASYGLHHTSLLKRHISHQTSVNADPASHEIWRSETLLQVFVEMWLHHYSLEMYQKMQSPHAKLEVLHYRLSVSSALHSPAQPSLQALHAYQESFTPTEEHVLVVRLLLKHLHAFSNSLKPEQVSPSTHSHATSPLEEFKRAAVPRFVQQKLYLFLQHCFGHWPLDASFRAVLEMWLSYLQPWRYAPEKQAQSSDCQARCVSERWAPFVQENLLMYTKLFVGFLSRALRTDLVSPKNALMVFRVAKVFAQPNLAEMIQKGEQLFLEPELVIPHRQHRLFTAPTFTGSFLSSWPPAVTDASFKVKSHVYSLEGQDCKYTPMFGPEVRTLVLRLAQLITQAKQTAKSISDQCGESTAGRPFLSWLGFCSTDTNGSYAANDLDEMGQDSVRKTDEYLEKALEYLCQMFRLSEAQLTQLTLALGTTQDENGKKQLPDCVVGEDGLILTPLGRYQIINGLRRFDIEYQGDSELQPIRSYEIASLVRVLFRLSSAINRRFAGPMAALCSRADFLGSFCRYHLTEPGLADRHLLSPVARGCAARRPRGPRLSLRFLGSYRTLLSLLLAFFVASLFCIGPLPCALLLVLGYLLYAVAMTLLTERSKLHHL; from the exons TGGTTTCCTAAGGTGGCCGTTTTCAACGTTCCCCAGGAGGCTGCTATGGCGTTCCCTCACCTGCAGCAGCCCAGCTTCCTCCTG GCTAGCCTGAAAGCTGACTCTGTAAATAAGCCTTTTGCACAGCGGTGCCAAGACTTGGTTAAAGTCATTGAGGATTTTCCAGCAAAG GAGCTGCACGCCATCTTCCCGTGGCTGGTAGAGAGCATTTTCGGCAGCCTGGACGGTGTCCTCGTTGGCTGGAACCTCCGCTGCTTACAGGGGCGAGTGAGCCCTGTGGAGTACAGCATTGCAATGGAGTTTCTAGACCCCGG TGGCCCAATGATGAAGTTGGTTTATAAGCTCCAGGCGGAAGACTATAAGTTTGACTTTCCGGTTTCCTACCTGCCT GGCCCCGTGAAGGCATCCATCCAGGAGCGCGTGCTCCCCGACAGCCCCCTGTACCACAACAAGGTCCAGTTCCCCCCGACGGGGGGCCTCGGCCTGAACCTGGCCCTCA ATCCGTTCGAGTACTACATGTTCTTCTTTGCGTTGAGCCTCATCACTCAAAAG CCACTCCCTGGGACTCTCCACATACGAACTTCAGACTGTGCCTATTTCATCCTCGTGGACAGATACCTGTCATGGTTCCTGCCCACAGAAGGCAGTGTGCTCCCCGCACTCTCCTCCAGTCCTGGGGGGCCCAACCCCTCACCTGCTCCCAG aaCACCAACCATGCCCTTCGCTTCTTATGGCCTCCACCACACCAGCCTCCTAAAGCGACACATCTCTCATCAGACATCTGTGAATGCAGACCCTGCCTCCCATGAGATCTGGAGGTCAGAAACTCTGCTTCAG GTTTTTGTTGAAATGTGGCTTCATCATTATTCCTTGGAGATGTACCAGAAAATGCAGTCCCCTCACGCCAAG CTGGAGGTTCTGCACTACCGACTCAGTGTCTCCAGCGCCCTCCACAGCCCTGCCCaacccagcctccaggccctccACGCCTACCAA GAGTCGTTCACACCCACGGAGGAGCACGTGTTGGTGGTGCGCCTGCTGCTAAAGCATCTGCACGCCTTTTCCAACAGCCTGAAGCCTGAGCAGgtctctccctccacccactcTCACGCCACCAGTCCCCTGGAGGAGTTCAAACG ggcCGCCGTCCCGAGGTTTGTCCAGCAGAAACTCTACCTTTTCCTGCAGCACTGCTTTGGCCACTGGCCCCTGGATGCGTCCTTCAGAGCC GTCCTGGAGATGTGGCTGAGCTACCTACAGCCCTGGAGGTATGCACCTGAGAAGCAGGCTCAGAGCAGCGACTGCCAGGCCCGGTGTGTGTCGGAGAGATG GGCACCCTTTGTGCAGGAGAATCTGCTGATGTACACCAAGCTTTTTGTGGGCTTCCTGAGCCGCGCGCTCCGCACCGACCTGGTCAGCCCCAAGAACGCGCTCATGGTATTCCGAGTGGCCAAAGTCTTTGCCCAGCCCAACCTGGCTGAAATGATCCAGAAAG GGGAACAGCTGTTCCTGGAGCCAGAACTCGTCATCCCACACCGCCAGCACCGACTCTTCACAGCTCCCACTTTCACCGGCAGCTTCCTGTCCTCGTGGCCCCCAGCCGTCACAGACGCCTCCTTCAAGGTGAAGAGCCACGTTTACAGCCTGGAGGGCCAGGACTGCAAGTACACCCCAATGTTTGGGCCCGAGGTGCGGACGCTG GTCTTGCGCCTGGCTCAGCTCATCACGCAGGCCAAGCAGACTGCCAAGTCCATCTCTGACCAGTGCGGGGAGAGCACGGCCGGCCGCCCCTTTCTGTCGTGGCTGGGCTTCTGCTCCACAGACACGAACGGCTCCTACGCAGCCAACGACCTGGACGAGATGGGGCAGGACAGTGTCCGCAAGACAGACGAGTACCTGGAGAAGGCCCTGGAGTACCTGTGCCAGATGTTCCGA CTCAGCGAGGCTCAGCTCACCCAGCTCACGCTTGCCTTGGGGACAACTCAAGATGAGAATGGGAAGAAGCAGCTCCCAGACTGCGTCGTGGGGGAGGACGGGCTCATCCTCACGCCCCTGGGCCGGTACCAG ATCATCAATGGGCTGCGAAGGTTTGACATCGAGTACCAGGGTGACTCAGAGCTGCAGCCCATCCGGAGCTATGAGATCGCCAGCCTGGTCCGCGTGCTCTTCCGGCTGTCCTCCGCCATCAACCGCAGG tTTGCAGGCCCGATGGCAGCCCTGTGTTCCCGTGCCGACTTCCTCGGCAGCTTTTGTCGGTACCACCTCACGGAGCCCGGGCTGGCAGACAGGCACCTGCTGAGCCCGGTGGCACGAGGGTGTGCGGCCCGCCGTCCCCGGGGCCCTAGGCTCAGCCTGCGCTTCCTGGGCAGCTACCGGACGCTGCTCTCGCTGCTTCTGGCCTTCTTCGTGGCCTCCCTGTTCTGTATTGGGCCCCTCCCTTGCGCCCTGCTCCTCGTGCTGGGCTACCTCCTCTACGCTGTGGCCATGACGCTGCTCACCGAGCGCAGCAAGCTGCACCATCTCTGA